In the Malania oleifera isolate guangnan ecotype guangnan chromosome 1, ASM2987363v1, whole genome shotgun sequence genome, one interval contains:
- the LOC131150941 gene encoding uncharacterized protein LOC131150941: MEQLFTGYFLSSWRIAKTMGHLMSMVQGEYETLKKFMHFFNTATLEIRNLDMGVALAALTTTLQPKSFLYSLGKKAPVDMGELMARAQKYINLEEMMDIRGSRIEWKRKSSSRETRESYRSTKRQETSTLQASPKIRGQPSKFSTYTPLNVPHSELLIQIRKKDYVSWPEPMQTPLHKRNMSKFYAFHRDQGHDTKECIQLKKEIEALIRRGYLPNFIKKENLQREPLEQRRPNIKEKEEQVVGEIMVIFGGSVNGGDSGGARKIYAKQVLSMEKGETSNKRNKKDDDITFDSRDEEGVQQPHDDALVLSLLVANYKVRRILIDNGSSANVMFWSVLVRMKIAAEMLGIDLAVMEHRLQVNPNYRLVKQEKKEFRNGVDQDNG; the protein is encoded by the exons ATGGAACAACTGTTCACCGGCTACTTCCTTAGTAGTTGGAGAATTGCTAAAACTATGggccatctcatgagtatggTGCAAGGAGAGTATGAGACTCTAAAGAAATTCATGCACTTCTTCAACACGGCAACCTTAGAAATCCGCAACCTAGACATGGGGGTGGCTTTAGCAGCCTTGACAACGACTCTTCAGCCCAAAAGTTTCTTATACTCTCTAGGGAAAAAGGCACCAGTGGATATGGGGGAGTTAATGGCTCGAGCACAGAAATACAtcaacctggaggagatgatggacatAAGAGGAAGTCGCATAGAATGGAAAAGGAAAAGTAGTAGCAGGGAGACGAGAGAATCCTATAGATCCACGAAAAGACAAGAGACTAGTACACTACAAGCAAGCCCAAAGATAAGAGGGCAACCcagtaagttctccacctacacacccctgaATGTACCGCACTCTGAATTACTGATACAGATCAGAAAGAAGGACTATGTCTCGTGGCCCGAACCCATGCAAACACCTCTTCACAAGcgaaacatgtccaagttctatgcattccatagggatcaagGCCATGACACAAAGGAATGTATCcagttgaagaaagaaatcgaagcCCTAATAAGAAGGGGATACCTGCCAAAttttataaagaaagaaaatctacAAAGGGAACCTCTCGAGCAGAGGAGGCCCAAcataaaagagaaggaagagcaggtCGTAGGGGAAATTAtggtgatcttcggaggatccgtTAATGGAGGAGATAGTGGGGGTGCTCGTAAAatatatgctaaacaggtgctctCGATGGAGAAGGGGGAAACAAGTAACAAACGAAACAAAAAAGATGACGACATAACCTTTGACAGCAGAGACGAAGAAGGGGTACAACAACCACATGATGATGCACTGGTGCTCTCCCTACTGGTGGCGAATTACAAAGTCAGACGCATAttgatagacaatgggagctcaGCAAACGTCATGTTCTGGTCGGTCCTGGTCAGAATGAAAATCG CCGCAGAGATGCTAGGCATCGATCTTGCAGTCATGGAGCATAGGCTGCAGGTCAACCCCAACTACCGACTTgtgaaacaagaaaaaaaagagTTTCGCAATGGAGTGGATCAAGATAATGGATGA
- the LOC131158792 gene encoding triacylglycerol lipase OBL1-like translates to MATEEDLKSFASNYMILKPDEVGVKGLFHVLFSRKTAKKRKYFQTQREDNLNIVDGWLLFISILLQKVLQLVAKPMAFMGDAMEMGLNLLSNNGGRLSTLFLNIIRGKVVVPDKSSPTYLSMIGHLDGRVDLDADIKHGDPRYYEALSLLSAKIAYENNAYIKHVVEDIWKMELLVANDFWNDYQKKCTTQAFVMREKNGDSETIVVSFRGTEPFNADDWCSDFDLSWFKLQGVGKMHAGFMKAMGLQKNKGWPKEIEEDKSHPPTAYYHIRGMLRDLLHANSKARFIVTGHSLGGALAIAFPSVLALHDESWMLERLEGVYTFGQPRVGDGKFGEFVLNRFKQHGVRYARFVYSNDLVPRVPFDDSGRLFRHFGTCIFYNCIYSGDIVAEEPFKNYFSLFGIIPMSLIAIWEIVRGFIYGYTKGPMYREGWLLFSMRLFGLILPGIPAHIPQDYNNATRLGSLAARLHALAEKERKG, encoded by the exons ATGGCGACGGAGGAGGACCTCAAGTCGTTTGCGAGCAACTACATGATACTGAAGCCGGATGAGGTGGGGGTGAAGGGCCTGTTCCACGTCTTGTTTTCCCGGAAGACGGCGAAGAAGAGGAAGTACTTCCAGACGCAGAGGGAGGACAACTTGAACATTGTGGACGGATGGCTGTTGTTCATCTCCATCCTCTTGCAGAAGGTGCTGCAGTTGGTGGCCAAGCCCATGGCCTTCATGGGCGACGCCATGGAGATGGGACTCAACCTTCTCTCCAACAACGGCGGCAGACTCTCCACCCTCTTCCTCAATATCATAAGAG GGAAGGTGGTGGTACCGGATAAATCATCACCAACTTATTTATCAATGATTGGGCATCTAGATGGACGAGTGGATCTGGACGCTGATATCAAACACGGTGATCCTAGATACTATGAAGCCCTCTCATTATTGTCCGCAAAAATCGCCTACGAGAACAATGCTTACATTAAACATGTAGTCGAGGATATCTGGAAG ATGGAGCTATTGGTAGCAAATGACTTTTGGAATG ACTATCAAAAGAAGTGCACCACACAAGCATTTGTGATGCGCGAGAAAAATGGTGACTCTGAGACGATAGTTGTATCCTTTAGAGGCACGGAACCGTTCAATGCTGATGATTGGTGCAGCGACTTTGATCTCTCTTGGTTCAAGTTGCAGGGCGTGGGGAAGATGCATGCAGGTTTTATGAAAGCCATGGGCCTACAGAAGAATAAGGGATGGCCGAAGGAGATTGAAGAAGACAAAAGCCACCCGCCCACAGCTTATTATCACATTAGGGGAATGCTGAGGGACTTGCTGCACGCAAACAGTAAGGCTAGATTCATAGTGACAGGGCATAGCTTGGGCGGTGCGTTGGCCATCGCCTTCCCGTCGGTCCTAGCACTGCATGACGAGTCGTGGATGCTGGAGAGGTTGGAGGGGGTGTACACCTTTGGGCAGCCCAGAGTTGGGGACGGTAAGTTTGGGGAGTTCGTGTTGAACCGGTTTAAACAGCATGGCGTGCGGTATGCCAGGTTTGTCTACAGCAACGAtttggtccccagggttcctttTGACGACTCAGGTCGCTTGTTTAGACACTTTGGGACGTGTATTTTCTACAATTGCATCTACTCAGGGGAT ATTGTTGCTGAAGAACCATTCAAGAACTACTTTTCATTGTTTGGGATAATACCCATGAGCTTAATTGCAATTTGGGAGATAGTAAGAGGTTTCATTTATGGTTATACGAAGGGACCGATGTACAGGGAAGGGTGGCTCTTATTCTCCATGAGGCTATTTGGGTTAATACTGCCTGGCATTCCAGCACATATTCCCCAAGATTATAACAACGCCACCCGATTGGGATCTCTAGCTGCTCGTCTTCACGCCCTAGCTGAGAAAGAGCGTAAAGGTTAA